The genomic window GCGCAGGACGCGGTGAGGGAGCACTGCCGGAAGTACTGGTCCAGCAGGGCCGGCACCGGGTTGTGGATGTTGCCGTACGACGCCATGAAGTGGGCGAGCGCCGCGTTGCGGTCGCCGTGGGCCGACTCGGAGGCGGCGATCTGCGCGTCGAAGTCCAGGTCGGGGTTGCCGCTCTCCGAGCGGAGGAAGGACAGCAGCTCTCCGGCCGCGTCGCCGGTACGGGTGTGGAGGCGGTCGGTGACGACGAGGGCGCCCGCGTTGATGAACGGGTTGCGCGGGATGCCGTTCTCGTACTCCAGCTGCACCAGGGAGTTGAACGGGTTGCCGGAGGGCTCCCGGCCCACGTGCTCCCAGAGGGCGTCGCCCTCCCGGGCCAGGACGAGGGCGAGGGTGAAGACCTTGGTGATGGACTGCGTGGAGAACTGCTCCCGCCAGTCCCCCACGCCGTACACCGTGCCGTCGAGCTCCGCGACGGCCATGCCGAAGCGGCGTGGATCGCAGGCCGCGAGCGCCGGGATGTAGTCGGCGGGCCGGCCGCGGCCCGGGGTCCGTTCGATCTCCTCGGCGATACGTTCCAGGACCGGCTGGAAGGTGAGGGACGACGTCGTTGTCATGATCACCATTGTGCCTCCGCGCCGGCCCCGGCGCGTCGTCGCAGTTCAGGGGCGGGTCAGGTCGGGGATGCGTCAGCCTGGGTGTGCGTCAGGCGAGGGGTGCGCCGCTCCCCGCGAGCACCTCGGGCCTCAGCAGCTCCTGGAGGCGTTCGGCG from Streptomyces sp. DSM 40750 includes these protein-coding regions:
- a CDS encoding glutaminase produces the protein MVIMTTTSSLTFQPVLERIAEEIERTPGRGRPADYIPALAACDPRRFGMAVAELDGTVYGVGDWREQFSTQSITKVFTLALVLAREGDALWEHVGREPSGNPFNSLVQLEYENGIPRNPFINAGALVVTDRLHTRTGDAAGELLSFLRSESGNPDLDFDAQIAASESAHGDRNAALAHFMASYGNIHNPVPALLDQYFRQCSLTASCADLALATTFLARHGVRADGTRLLTRSQAKQVNAVMLTCGTYDAAGDFAYRVGLPGKSGVGGGIIAVVPGRCTLCVWSPGLDERGNSVAGVAALDRFTTLTGLSVF